A section of the Pleuronectes platessa chromosome 7, fPlePla1.1, whole genome shotgun sequence genome encodes:
- the syt19 gene encoding synaptotagmin-2, translating into MCVLTTWRQRVTLTLMDHPAPVEQLSAAAELQMPFSDTVKYLILGVSVTLLLLALGILAWQTFRCCTNTHTTYTQQDTVNSDVLDSDEKSTTAGKYSGAPSMKVEDVSTEVQRQSRCLPQASGSSEAEGDEGEQLNVKQVDGSLRFSLYYDQPQSRLVVTVLQVEGLQELSQTCCLQPFVKLRLMLAGSEGVDVEGGGTSPALWTVLQEWQTRIVKDSCNPLYGDQFSCILQDKDALHHVSLRMEVWDFDKFSRHTLLGGVRVPFGKLNVSHPLELHEDLQRPQKDRVGEVLLSLKFLPTSQRLEVGLLKVRTVPTEICSDAAVYVRISVQCNHCKLRSQKTSVEARCRVNVFNEVLMFSLPEFPVERCKIIISVYETHTSWKSPKHLIGQLTVGKERRTEDEHWNWMMRSVRQPVAKWHGLLI; encoded by the exons ATGTGTGTATTGACCACATGGAGGCAGAGAGTCACACTCACTCTGATGGACCATCCAGCTCCTGTCGAGCAACTCTcggctgctgcagagctgcagatgcCGTTCTCAGACACGGTCAAGTACCTCATCCTGGGCGTCTCCGTGACTCTACTCCTGCTGGCCCTGGGCATCCTGGCCTGGCAGACCTTCAGATgctgcaccaacacacacaccacatacacCCAGCAAGACACGG TGAACAGTGATGTGCTCGATTCAGATGAAAAGTCAACAACAGCAGGGAAGTACTCCGGAGCTCCAAGTATGAAG GTGGAGGACGTCAGCACTGAGGTTCAGAGGCAGAGTCGTTGTTTGCCTCAGGCCTCCGGATCCAGCGAGGCAGAGGGAGACGAGGGCGAGCAGCTCAACGTTAAACAG GTGGATGGATCTCTTCGGTTCTCCCTGTACTACGACCAGCCACAGTCCCGTTTGGTGGTCACCGTCCTGCAGGTGGAGGGGCTTCAGGAGCTCAGCCAGACCTGCTGCCTCCAGCCATTTGTTAAACTACGACTCATGTTGGCAGGATCAGAGGGAGTGGACGTGGAG GGTGGAGGGACGTCTCCTGCACTGTGGACAGTGCTGCAGGAGTGGCAGACTCGCATTGTGAAAGACAGCTGTAACCCTTTATATGGAGATCAGTTCAGCTGCATTCTGCAGGATAAAGACGCACTTCATCACGTCAGCCTTAGGATGGAG GTGTGGGACTTTGATAAATTCTCGAGACACACGTTGTTGGGAGGGGTGAGGGTTCCTTTCGGGAAGCTCAACGTCTCTCACCCTCTGGAGCTGCACGAGGATCTGCAGCGACCCCAGAAG GATCGTGTCGGAGAGGTGCTGCTGTCACTGAAGTTTCTTCCCACTTCTCAGAGGCTTGAGGTTGGTCTGCTAAAGGTCAGAACAGTCCCCACTGAGATATGCTCAGATGCCG CCGTTTACGTCAGGATCAGTGTCCAGTGTAATCATTGCAAGCTCAGGTCGCAGAAGACCTCGGTGGAGGCCCGGTGCCGGGTGAACGTCTTCAACGAGGTGCTCATGTTCTCGCTGCCCGAGTTTCCTGTGGAGCGGTGTAAAATCATAATCTCTGTGTATGAGACTCACACGAGCTGGAAATCCCCCAAACATCTGATAGGACAGTTGACTgtggggaaggagaggagaacgGAAGACGAGCACTGGAACTGGATGATGCGCTCAGTCCGGCAGCCTGTAGCAAAGTGGCATGGCCTGCTGATCTGA